In one window of Acidobacteriota bacterium DNA:
- a CDS encoding M36 family metallopeptidase — MKLPSSSAVGAGGLILGLLVTAALSAGPLRPSASPDADTVARQHLQEHRQELGLLASDIQDIHTSHSFTDRHNGLTHVYLQQRYDGIDVHNGLFNVAVTADGRVLATGDRFVSGLASAARDQEVATSAAEAAATAAGYLGLKVTAPFETLSFAGGPARSTTLSDGGIAARPVEAQLVWLPTGATVRLAWRLEIEEVGGQHWWLAMVDAQTGADLGFQDLVIEDSPQGIAEAIARDTFRTASRVAALEDPAAFAPTDGAEYRVFPLPFESPNDGGRQLVTDVAEPVASPFGWHDTDGIAGAEFTVTRGNNVHAYTDLDANNVPDPGSDPDGGPSLLFDFPLDLDLDPSTYRPAAVTNLFYWNNVMHDVAYGYGFTEAAGNFQVNNYGRGGLGGDDVRAEAQDGSGLNNANFGTPVDGFRPRMQMFVWTSPFPNFVTVTSPAAIAGDYPATGAVFGPTFAATGPIPGNVTVVNDGAGASTSDGCEPLVGFPAGDIALIDRGSCTFVLKVSNAETAGATAVIVANNNPGNPVTMGGADPGLTIPALMVSQDNGALYKANLPVTATLRANPLNATNRDSDLDAGVIAHEYGHGISNRLTGGAATVSCLNNAEQMGEGWSDWFALALTESSGDRPSTPRGVGAYLRFQDADGAGIRPTPYTTDTTVNPSTYAAVADVANISQPHGIGYVWNTMLWEMHWNLVDAYGFNPDVYGSWSSGGNNLAMQLVMDGFKLQPCQPGFVDGRDAILTADLALTGGANECEIWRAFAKRGLGASADQGSSFSRLDGVEAFDLPAACTAAVFGGFDPPVDDAPTVNSANAGSTVPVKFTLSGAPSPLIVDSQPVDCSTLEITGEAPAPPIFPGATGIKQSGDKYSFNWKTDPTWAGTCRRLTLRIPAPADAVAYFAFF; from the coding sequence ATGAAGCTACCTTCCTCTTCGGCAGTGGGAGCCGGTGGTCTGATCCTTGGGCTCCTGGTGACAGCAGCCCTCTCGGCAGGCCCCCTTCGCCCCAGCGCCAGCCCCGACGCAGACACCGTCGCCCGCCAGCACCTGCAAGAGCATCGGCAGGAGCTCGGACTCCTCGCCTCGGACATCCAAGACATTCACACGAGCCACTCCTTCACCGACCGTCACAACGGCCTGACCCACGTCTACCTCCAGCAGCGCTACGACGGCATCGATGTGCACAACGGCCTGTTCAACGTCGCCGTCACCGCGGACGGGCGAGTTCTTGCCACCGGCGACCGCTTCGTCAGCGGCCTCGCCTCCGCGGCCCGGGACCAGGAGGTGGCCACCAGCGCCGCCGAGGCCGCCGCTACCGCCGCTGGCTATCTCGGCCTCAAAGTGACCGCGCCTTTCGAGACCCTCTCCTTCGCCGGCGGTCCGGCGCGGAGCACGACCCTCTCCGACGGCGGCATCGCTGCCCGGCCGGTGGAGGCGCAGCTGGTCTGGCTGCCCACCGGCGCCACCGTGCGCCTGGCCTGGCGCCTCGAAATCGAAGAGGTCGGCGGCCAGCATTGGTGGCTGGCCATGGTGGATGCTCAGACCGGCGCCGACCTCGGCTTCCAGGACCTGGTGATCGAGGACTCTCCTCAAGGCATCGCCGAAGCCATCGCCCGAGACACCTTCCGCACCGCCTCCCGCGTCGCCGCCCTCGAGGACCCGGCGGCCTTCGCCCCCACCGACGGCGCCGAGTACCGCGTCTTCCCCCTGCCCTTCGAGAGCCCCAACGACGGTGGCCGGCAGCTGGTCACCGACGTCGCCGAACCTGTCGCCTCACCCTTCGGCTGGCATGACACCGACGGCATCGCCGGTGCCGAGTTCACCGTCACCCGCGGCAACAACGTCCACGCCTACACCGATCTCGACGCCAACAACGTCCCGGATCCGGGGAGCGATCCCGACGGCGGGCCGTCCCTCCTCTTCGACTTCCCCCTCGACCTCGATCTCGATCCGTCGACCTATCGACCGGCGGCGGTGACCAACCTCTTCTACTGGAACAACGTCATGCACGACGTGGCCTACGGCTACGGCTTCACCGAAGCCGCCGGCAACTTCCAAGTCAACAATTACGGCCGCGGTGGGCTCGGCGGCGACGACGTGCGCGCCGAGGCCCAGGACGGCAGCGGGCTCAACAACGCCAACTTCGGCACCCCCGTCGACGGCTTCCGGCCGCGAATGCAGATGTTCGTGTGGACCAGCCCCTTCCCCAACTTCGTCACCGTCACTTCCCCCGCTGCCATCGCCGGTGACTACCCCGCCACCGGCGCGGTCTTCGGGCCCACCTTCGCCGCCACCGGCCCCATCCCGGGCAACGTCACGGTAGTCAACGACGGCGCCGGCGCTTCCACCAGCGACGGCTGCGAGCCCCTGGTGGGCTTCCCAGCCGGAGACATCGCCCTCATCGACCGCGGCAGCTGTACCTTCGTGCTCAAAGTCAGCAACGCCGAAACCGCCGGCGCCACCGCGGTCATCGTGGCCAACAACAACCCCGGCAATCCCGTCACCATGGGCGGTGCGGATCCGGGCCTCACCATCCCTGCACTGATGGTCAGTCAGGACAACGGCGCCCTGTACAAGGCGAACCTCCCGGTCACCGCCACCCTCCGCGCCAATCCTTTGAACGCCACCAACCGCGACTCCGACCTCGACGCCGGGGTCATCGCCCACGAGTACGGCCACGGCATCTCCAACCGCCTCACCGGCGGCGCCGCCACCGTCTCGTGCTTGAACAACGCCGAGCAGATGGGCGAAGGCTGGAGCGATTGGTTCGCTCTGGCGCTCACCGAGAGCTCCGGCGACCGGCCCAGCACCCCCCGCGGTGTAGGCGCCTATCTGCGCTTCCAGGACGCCGACGGTGCCGGTATCCGGCCCACCCCCTACACCACCGACACCACCGTCAACCCGTCCACCTACGCCGCGGTAGCGGACGTCGCCAACATCAGCCAGCCCCATGGCATCGGCTATGTCTGGAACACCATGCTGTGGGAGATGCACTGGAACCTGGTGGACGCCTACGGCTTCAACCCCGACGTCTACGGTAGCTGGAGCAGCGGCGGCAACAACCTGGCGATGCAGCTGGTGATGGATGGCTTCAAGCTCCAGCCCTGCCAGCCCGGCTTCGTCGACGGCCGCGACGCCATCCTCACCGCCGACCTGGCCCTCACCGGCGGCGCCAACGAATGCGAGATCTGGCGCGCCTTCGCCAAACGCGGTCTCGGCGCCAGCGCCGACCAGGGTTCCTCCTTCAGCCGTCTCGACGGCGTCGAAGCCTTCGACCTGCCGGCGGCCTGCACCGCGGCGGTCTTCGGCGGCTTCGATCCTCCAGTCGACGACGCCCCGACGGTCAACTCCGCCAACGCCGGCTCCACGGTGCCGGTGAAATTCACCCTCTCCGGTGCCCCGAGCCCATTGATCGTCGACTCCCAGCCGGTGGACTGCTCTACCCTGGAGATCACCGGCGAGGCCCCGGCCCCGCCAATCTTCCCCGGCGCCACCGGCATCAAGCAAAGCGGCGACAAATACAGCTTCAACTGGAAGACCGACCCCACCTGGGCCGGCACCTGCCGCCGCCTCACCCTCCGCATCCCCGCCCCCGCCGACGCGGTGGCCTACTTCGCCTTCTTCTGA
- a CDS encoding PQQ-binding-like beta-propeller repeat protein: FGGLLGGLAVMIWWLFFSRAAWVERLGALALMIAGIALTPQILHPSIATGMMGLMFTVYAVPVLSLTLVLWAVLTRHLPDGRRRLALVASLVLACVGWALVRSDGISGAAGTDFEWRWSSTAEEELLAQAGGASAEGTAALSSAVPVEWPGFRGPQRNSSVPGTQIATDWSASPPEELWRRPIGPGWSSFAVRGDFFYTHEQRGEEEVVSCYRASTGEPVWQHADPVRFWEANAGAGPRSTPALSGGRVYSFGATGVLNALDAEDGTVLWARNVTEDTGAEVPGWGFASSPLVMQSEGVGETVLVHAGALAAYDAATGELRWVGPESGGSYSSPHHATVGGLEQVLQLSWNGVRSFAPSDGTVLWEYEWPSATRIVQPGWTEDGDLLISAGESKGLRRVALTQSSGEWKVEERWTTHRLKPYFSDFVVHQGHAYGFDGSILACIDLETGERRWKGGRYGSGQMLLLPDQHLLLVISEKGELALVSATPDAYAELARAPAIEGKTWNHPVLAGDLLLVRNGEEMAGFRLSGIGSRPPRRDEHLGGFS, encoded by the coding sequence TCACCCATCCATTGCCACCGGCATGATGGGCTTGATGTTCACCGTCTACGCGGTGCCGGTGTTGAGTCTGACGCTGGTGCTGTGGGCGGTGCTCACCCGTCACCTCCCGGACGGTCGCCGCCGGCTGGCGCTGGTGGCGAGCCTGGTGCTGGCGTGCGTCGGTTGGGCATTAGTGCGCAGCGACGGGATTTCCGGCGCCGCGGGTACGGATTTCGAGTGGCGCTGGAGCTCCACCGCCGAAGAGGAGCTTCTGGCGCAGGCCGGCGGTGCTTCGGCGGAGGGCACGGCGGCGCTGTCCTCGGCGGTTCCGGTGGAGTGGCCGGGCTTCCGCGGGCCGCAGCGCAATAGCTCGGTGCCGGGGACGCAGATCGCGACGGACTGGTCTGCCTCGCCGCCGGAAGAGCTCTGGCGCCGGCCCATCGGCCCGGGATGGTCGTCCTTCGCGGTGCGCGGGGACTTCTTCTACACCCACGAGCAGCGGGGTGAGGAAGAGGTGGTCTCCTGCTATCGCGCTAGCACCGGTGAGCCGGTCTGGCAGCACGCGGATCCGGTGCGCTTCTGGGAAGCCAACGCCGGCGCCGGGCCGCGATCCACTCCGGCCCTGAGCGGTGGGCGGGTGTACTCTTTCGGCGCCACCGGCGTGCTCAACGCTCTGGATGCGGAGGACGGCACGGTCCTCTGGGCGCGCAATGTCACCGAGGACACTGGAGCCGAGGTCCCGGGCTGGGGCTTCGCTAGCTCGCCGCTGGTGATGCAGAGCGAAGGGGTGGGGGAGACGGTCCTGGTCCACGCCGGTGCCCTGGCCGCCTACGATGCCGCCACCGGCGAGCTCCGCTGGGTCGGCCCGGAGTCCGGCGGCAGCTATAGCTCACCCCACCATGCAACCGTCGGCGGCCTGGAGCAGGTACTGCAGCTGAGCTGGAACGGCGTTCGCAGCTTCGCTCCGTCCGACGGCACGGTGCTCTGGGAGTATGAATGGCCCAGCGCTACCCGTATCGTCCAGCCGGGATGGACCGAGGACGGCGATCTGCTGATCAGCGCCGGCGAGTCCAAGGGCCTGCGGAGGGTCGCGTTAACCCAGAGCTCCGGCGAGTGGAAAGTGGAGGAGCGCTGGACGACCCATCGCCTCAAGCCCTACTTCAGCGACTTCGTCGTCCACCAGGGCCACGCCTACGGCTTCGACGGCAGCATCCTGGCCTGCATCGATCTGGAGACCGGCGAACGCCGGTGGAAGGGCGGCCGCTACGGCAGCGGCCAGATGCTCCTCCTCCCCGACCAGCACCTCCTGCTGGTGATCTCCGAAAAGGGAGAGCTGGCCCTCGTCTCCGCCACCCCGGACGCCTACGCCGAGCTCGCCCGGGCCCCGGCTATCGAGGGCAAGACCTGGAATCACCCGGTGCTCGCCGGTGACTTGTTGCTGGTGCGCAACGGGGAGGAGATGGCGGGGTTTCGGTTGAGTGGGATCGGGAGCAGACCCCCGAGGCGCGATGAGCACCTCGGGGGCTTCTCCTAG